Proteins co-encoded in one Papaver somniferum cultivar HN1 chromosome 5, ASM357369v1, whole genome shotgun sequence genomic window:
- the LOC113279335 gene encoding uncharacterized protein K02A2.6-like → MHIPSSKPPQATQQRYVSHNTKGNKYQQQFPPLTKSSNPYSKFRGDRCNKCNKTGHTSSDCRKFHAYINETPEETQEKDALGDDEFTYLQEHESYNAYFLGVIRPVLITESCLTQSHHIFKFHCLIEEKLCNMIIDSGNFSLCDVIKMNVARLLLGRRWQYDIRSVHNFYENTYTFVHEGFTKVLYPLQTSTSLKEPEDKKINTLVATIVHSLKKNNYLSSHEVSIPMVEIPDKVQTLLSSFADLFPAELPNTLPPMRDLQHQIDFIPRTSIPNQPHYRLSPKEHEFYKVRSPIPRIDDMIDMLSGAKVFTKNREGLYEWLVMPFVLSNAPNTFMRLMNQVLQPFLGKFVIVYFDDILIFSNNEEEHLTHLSQICKALQDNVLYVNLKKCTFFTNRLTFLGYVVSDTGICVDDSMTKAIIDWPTPTSIREVRSFYGLASFYRRFVRNFSTIAAGLTDCLKRDIFEWTEEADKIFHLLKEKLCSAPVLAIPNFDKLFETHYDASIVGIGDVLSQEGHPVAFYSEKNSDTRKKWYTYELELISLVQALKNWHPYLIYSEFVVNTDNQALKFLKTSAKVSDALSRRAHLLVTLKHESLAFDFLKDLYSEDKDFQQLWDNGLGGHFGREKTIALVEERYFLPSLKRDIQRYIQKCMVSQQSKGNIQNTCLYTPLPIHDAPWVDISMDFVLGLPRTKRGNDSIMVVVDCYSKMDHFIACKKITDASNVVYLFFKEVVRLHGIPKTITSDRDTKFLGYFWKSLWMRFGTKLQYSTTTHPQTDGQAEVVNRSLGNLIRAKVIGGKQKQWDNLLPNMEFAYNTSVNRSTGKTPFEIVYSKVPNHILDLVVLPKLRKSNVKEDNFIEKDSFTHQELK, encoded by the exons ATGCATATTCCATCTTCTAAGCCACCTCAGGCTACTCAACAACGATATGTTTCTCACAATACCAAAGGTAATAAGTATCAACAACAATTTCCTCCCTTAACTAAATCGTCTAATCCTTATTCAAAGTTTCGAGGGGATAGATGTAACAAGTGCAACAAAACTGGCcatacttctagtgattgtcgcaAGTTTCATGCTTATATTAATGAAACTCCAGAAGAAACACAAGAAAAAGATGCACTAGGAGACGATGAATTTACTTATTTACAAGAACATGAATCTTATAATGCATATTTTCTTGGGGTAATTCGACCAGTGTTAATCACGGAATCATGTCTTACACAAAGTCATCATATTTTCAAGTTTCATTGTCTCATTGAGGAGAAGCTTTGCAACATGATCATTGACAGTGGAA ATTTTTCTTTGTGTGATGTTATTAAAATGAATGTAGCAAGATTATTGTTGGGAAGACGATGGCAATATGACATTCGTTCTGTTCATAACTTCTATGAGAATACTTATACCTTTGTTCATGAAGGATTTACTAAAGTTTTGTATCCTTTACAAACTTCTACTTCACTCAAAGAACCAGAAGACAAGAAGATCAATACGTTGGTTGCTACCATTGTTCATTctttaaagaaaaataattatCTGAGTTCTCATGAAGTTTCTATACCAATGGTGGAGATTCCAGATAAGGTACAAACATTACTTTCTTCTTTTGCTGACTTATTTCCTGCTGAGTTACCAAATACTTTACCTCCAATGAGAGATTTACAGCATCAGATAGACTTTATACCTAGAACATCTATTCCTAATCAACCTCATTATAGGTTAAGTCCTAAAGAGCATGAATTTTACAAGGTCAG GTCTCCTATACCAAGAATCGATGACATGATTGATATGCTTTCTGGTGCTAAAGTCTTTACCAAGAATCgggaaggtttatatgaatggttaGTAATGCCTTTTGTTTTATCTAATGCTCCTAATACTTTTATGCGTCTCATGAACCAAGTGTTACAACCTTTTCTTGGAAAATTTgtcattgtttattttgatgacaTCTTAATCTTTAGCAACAATGAGGAAGAACATCTTACACATTTATCTCAAATTTGTAAGGCACTCCAAGACAATGTTTTGTATGTGAACTTAAAGAAGTGCACATTCTTTACAAACAGACTCACTTTCTTAGGCTATGTTGTGTCAGATACTGGTATTTGTGTGGATGATTCTATGACTAAAGCAATCATTGATTGGCCTACTCCAACATCTATACGTGAAGTGCGCAGTTTTTATGGTTTAGCCTCCTTCTATAGAAGATTTGTGAGGAATTTTAGCACTATTGCAGCTGGTTTGACAGATTGTTTAAAGCGTGATATTTTTGAGTGGACTGAAGAAGCAGATAAAATCTTTCACCTGCTCAAAGAAAAGTTGTGTAGTGCTCCTGTTCTTGCCATCCCAAATTTTGATAAACTTTTTGAGACCCACTATGATGCTTCTATTGTTGGTATAGGTGATGTTTTATCTCAAGAAGGACATCCAGTTGCATTCTatagtgaaaagaattcagataCAAGGAAGAAGTGGTATACTTATGAGTTAGAATTAATTTCTCTTGTTCAAGCTCTTAAGAATTGGCATCCTTATCTTATTTACAGTGAGTTTGTTGTCAATACTGATAATCAGGCTCTTaagtttttgaaaacttcagCTAAG GTTTCTGATGCTTTGAGTAGAAGAGCTCATCTTCTTGTTACTCTCAAACATGAAAGTTTGGCCTTTGATTTCTTAAAAGATCTGTATAGTGAAGACAAAGATTTTCAGCAACTCTGGGACAA tggccTTGGTGGGCATTTTGGACGTGAAAAAACCATAGCTTTGGTTGAAGAACGTTATTTCTTGCCTTCTCTTAAACGGGACATTCAAAGGTAcatacaaaaatgcatggtttcCCAACAGTCTAAAGGGAATATTCAAAACACATGCTTGTACACTCCCCTTCCAATTCATGATGCTCCTTGGGTAGATATTAGTATGGATTTTGTGCTTGGTTTACCACGTACTAAAAGGGGGAATGATTCTATTATGGTAGTTGTTGATTGTTACTCAAAAATGGATCACTTCATAGCATGCAAGAAAATAACAGATGCCTCCAatgttgtttatttatttttcaaagaagtaGTACGTTTGCATGGAATTCCCAAGACGATTACTTCTGATCGTGACACTAAGTTTTTGGGATACTTTTGGAAGTCCTTATGGATGCGTTTTGGAACTAAACTTCAGTATAGTACAACTactcaccctcaaacagatggtCAAGCTGAAGTAGTCAATCGATCTTTAGGAAATCTGATTAGAGCTAAGGTTATTGGAGGAAAACAGAAGCAATGGGATAATCTCCTTCCAAATATGGAGTTTGCTTATAACACTTCAGTCAATCGATCCACAGGTAAGACACCTTTTGAGATTGTTTATTCTAAAGTTCCTAATCATATTTTGGATTTGGTAGTGCTTCCAAAGCTGCGTAAATCTAATGTTAAGGAAGATAACTTTATTGAGAAAGATTCATTCACTCATCAAGAATTAAAGTAA